The DNA window GAAGAAGAGATGACTCATATTATCAGAAAGGCAGGGTTTACTAAGTTTCAGATAATTAATTCTGATGTAACAGATGAATATGCAGAAAAATGGGGCTATGGCAAAGTGATGAAAGATTATATCCAAAGTGGATTACTTATTGGAAGAAAATAATTATTTTGGCTGATGTTTAAGAAAACGTTATCCATTTGTTTTGACATGTATAGACAAAATAAAGTAAAATGTAGATAAATAAACACAAAATAATATTTTTAATTATTATTTTATTATATGTAAGAAGCGAAAAAAATTGAAATTTTTGATATAATAGTTTATGTATAGGATTTTAGGAATTAAGTTTTATTGAGAATTTTTATAGTGTATATGTCGTAGAATATATTTTAGTTGGAATTATGTACGAAAAATAATATATATATTGTAACTTAAATAATCGTTTAAACTTAATTTTAGTTAATTTTTATATAATGTATTTGATTTGAAATATCTAAAACATAAAAATATAGTTAGGAGTGGGAGACTATGAGGTTATTATTAGCCGAAGACGAAAGAGACTTGGCAGATGCTCTAGAAGCAATGCTGAAACACAACAATTACTCAGTCGATGTAGTAAACAACGGACAAGATGCATTAGACTATCTAATGTTAGATGATTATGATGGAGCTATTCTTGATGTTATGATGCCACAAATGGATGGAGTAACAGTAGTAAAAAAACTTAGAGAGAATAAAAAAAGCACACCAGTATTATTACTAACAGCTAAGTCAGAAATCGAAGATAAAGTATATGGATTAGATAGTGGTGCAGATGACTATTTAACAAAACCATTTGTTACGAGAGAATTATTAGCAAGGGTACGTTCTATGACGAGGAGACAAGCTACATTTACTAGTAACGTACTAGAATTAGGTAATGTTAGTTTAAGTAAATATACATTTGAATTATCTACAGAAAAAGATAAAGTAAGATTATCAAATAAAGAATATCAAATGATGGAAATGCTTATGAGGAATCCTGGTAATGTAATTCAAACGGAACAATTTTTAGAAAGAATCTGGGGTTATGACAGTGATTCTGAAATTAATGTTGTATGGGTTAATATTTCTTATTTAAGAAAAAAACTAAAAGCATTAGATGCTAATATCCACATTAAAGCAACAAGAAATGTAGGATATACATTGGAGATGCTGGATGTTTAAGAGTCTTAGGAAAAAATTTATAGCCACTGCTGTTGGTAGTGTCGCGGTAGTAATAGCGATACTTGCAATAGCATTGAACTTCATTAACTTTAATAAACTAGAAGAA is part of the Gemella haemolysans ATCC 10379 genome and encodes:
- a CDS encoding response regulator transcription factor, with product MRLLLAEDERDLADALEAMLKHNNYSVDVVNNGQDALDYLMLDDYDGAILDVMMPQMDGVTVVKKLRENKKSTPVLLLTAKSEIEDKVYGLDSGADDYLTKPFVTRELLARVRSMTRRQATFTSNVLELGNVSLSKYTFELSTEKDKVRLSNKEYQMMEMLMRNPGNVIQTEQFLERIWGYDSDSEINVVWVNISYLRKKLKALDANIHIKATRNVGYTLEMLDV